The Gopherus evgoodei ecotype Sinaloan lineage chromosome 8, rGopEvg1_v1.p, whole genome shotgun sequence genome includes a region encoding these proteins:
- the MYOT gene encoding myotilin isoform X5, giving the protein MARRLLGPENAASVLVTQNEEHVQNSQQQNSENTRLQVPTPQSRSRQSSRGEGKEHGSIQEKFFQPRFVQVPEDKMTVEEGRFCRIDFKVSGLPAPDLVWYLNGRLVHPDDFHKMIVSEKGFYSLIFEVVRGSDAGTYECVASNRAGEASFTVQLDVIAKEHQKAPSFIFKPQSKRVYEGDSARLECQISAIPTPRIYWKRNNEMLQYNTDRISLFYDNPGKICLLIHNVNKKDAGWYTVSAVNEAGVATCHCRLDVATHTYKPMPTPKQLKVRPTFSKYLAFNTKGLDVKPAFSPEGEFERLAAQSGLYESDEL; this is encoded by the exons ATGGCTCGCAGGCTGCTTGGACCAGAAAATGCTGCTTCTGTGCTTGTAACTCAAAATGAAGAACATGTGCAGAACTCACAG CAGCAGAATTCAGAAAACACAAGACTACAGGTTCCTACGCCACAAAGCag GAGCAGACAATCTTcaagaggagaggggaaggagcatGGCTCAATCCAGGAGAAGTTTTTTCAACCACGTTTTGTCCAAGTGCCTGAAGACAAAATGACTGTTGAAGAGGGACGATTTTGCAGGATTGACTTCAAA GTCAGTGGGCTACCAGCTCCAGATCTGGTATGGTATTTAAATGGAAGGTTGGTCCACCCAGATGACTTTCATAAAATGATAGTGTCTGAAAAGGGCTTTTACTCACTCATTTTTGAAGTGGTCAGAGGCTCTGATGCAGGGACATATGAATGTGTGGCCTCCAATCGTGCTGGAGAAGCCTCCTTTACAGTACAACTGGATGTAATTG CAAAGGAACATCAGAAAGCTCCAAGTTTTATCTTCAAACCACAAAGCAAAAGAGTTTATGAAGGGGATTCAGCCAGACTGGAATGTCAGATTTCTGCCATCCCTACACCACGGATTTACTGGAAAAGAAACAATGAAATGCTACAATATAATACAGACCGAATAAG tttgttctaTGATAATCCTGGAAAGATATGCCTCCTAATCCATAACGTTAATAAGAAAGATGCCGGTTGGTACACAGTATCTGCAGTCAATGAGGCAGGAGTGGCCACATGCCACTGCAGACTGGATGTTGCAA CTCACACATACAAGCCAATGCCAACCCCCAAGCAGTTGAAGGTTCGACCGACTTTTAGCAAATACCTGGCATTCAATACTAAAGGACTGGATGTGAAACCAGCTTTCTCACCAGAAGGAGAGTTTGAACGGCTGGCTGCTCAATCTGGACTGTATGAAAGTGATGAACTTTAA
- the MYOT gene encoding myotilin isoform X1 codes for MSVSNLPSMSSVYQPSMFNYERPKHFIQSQNTCQGKLQPPGPKTSAFSSSQTKQSSILIQPRNSSEQKFSSSSSLSSPIFLSSSSHSSHKESAFPITPASAQSPATSSSGQRLSSMHNQSPAAFLCSVLPSQSDYNSQALSTVESNNYSKPMYTKQASTKLTYKTSDREIQGTKEALIQDLERKLRGKDNLLHNGNQRLTYEERMARRLLGPENAASVLVTQNEEHVQNSQQQNSENTRLQVPTPQSRSRQSSRGEGKEHGSIQEKFFQPRFVQVPEDKMTVEEGRFCRIDFKVSGLPAPDLVWYLNGRLVHPDDFHKMIVSEKGFYSLIFEVVRGSDAGTYECVASNRAGEASFTVQLDVIAKEHQKAPSFIFKPQSKRVYEGDSARLECQISAIPTPRIYWKRNNEMLQYNTDRISLFYDNPGKICLLIHNVNKKDAGWYTVSAVNEAGVATCHCRLDVATHTYKPMPTPKQLKVRPTFSKYLAFNTKGLDVKPAFSPEGEFERLAAQSGLYESDEL; via the exons ATGAGTGTCAGTAATCTCCCATCCATGTCCTCTGTATACCAACCAAGCATGTTTAACTACGAGCGTCCAAAACATTTTATCCAGTCTCAGAATACGTGTCAAGGGAAACTGCAGCCTCCGGGACCCAAGACATCTGCATTTTCAAGCAGTCAAACCAAACAGTCATCAATTCTAATCCAGCCTCGTAACTCTAGTGAGCAGAAGTTTTCTTCGTCTTCATCGCTGAGCTCCCCAATCTTTCTCTCCTCGTCTTCCCATAGCTCCCATAAGGAGTCTGCATTTCCCATCACACCTGCATCTGCACAGTCTCCTGCTACCTCCTCATCTGGGCAAAGGCTTTCATCCATGCATAACCAGTCCCCTGCAGCATTCCTCTGCTCAGTGTTGCCCTCACAGTCCGATTATAACAGCCAAGCTCTTTCTACTGTGGAATCTAA TAATTACTCAAAGCCAATGTATACCAAACAAGCTAGCACCAAGCTAACATACAAGACATCAGATCGAGAGATACAAGGAACAAAAGAAGCCCTCATTCAAGACTTGGAAAGGAAACTGCGAGGCAAAGACAACCTTCTTCATAACGGCAACCAG CGGCTAACCTATGAAGAGAGAATGGCTCGCAGGCTGCTTGGACCAGAAAATGCTGCTTCTGTGCTTGTAACTCAAAATGAAGAACATGTGCAGAACTCACAG CAGCAGAATTCAGAAAACACAAGACTACAGGTTCCTACGCCACAAAGCag GAGCAGACAATCTTcaagaggagaggggaaggagcatGGCTCAATCCAGGAGAAGTTTTTTCAACCACGTTTTGTCCAAGTGCCTGAAGACAAAATGACTGTTGAAGAGGGACGATTTTGCAGGATTGACTTCAAA GTCAGTGGGCTACCAGCTCCAGATCTGGTATGGTATTTAAATGGAAGGTTGGTCCACCCAGATGACTTTCATAAAATGATAGTGTCTGAAAAGGGCTTTTACTCACTCATTTTTGAAGTGGTCAGAGGCTCTGATGCAGGGACATATGAATGTGTGGCCTCCAATCGTGCTGGAGAAGCCTCCTTTACAGTACAACTGGATGTAATTG CAAAGGAACATCAGAAAGCTCCAAGTTTTATCTTCAAACCACAAAGCAAAAGAGTTTATGAAGGGGATTCAGCCAGACTGGAATGTCAGATTTCTGCCATCCCTACACCACGGATTTACTGGAAAAGAAACAATGAAATGCTACAATATAATACAGACCGAATAAG tttgttctaTGATAATCCTGGAAAGATATGCCTCCTAATCCATAACGTTAATAAGAAAGATGCCGGTTGGTACACAGTATCTGCAGTCAATGAGGCAGGAGTGGCCACATGCCACTGCAGACTGGATGTTGCAA CTCACACATACAAGCCAATGCCAACCCCCAAGCAGTTGAAGGTTCGACCGACTTTTAGCAAATACCTGGCATTCAATACTAAAGGACTGGATGTGAAACCAGCTTTCTCACCAGAAGGAGAGTTTGAACGGCTGGCTGCTCAATCTGGACTGTATGAAAGTGATGAACTTTAA
- the MYOT gene encoding myotilin isoform X2: MSVSNLPSMSSVYQPSMFNYERPKHFIQSQNTCQGKLQPPGPKTSAFSSSQTKQSSILIQPRNSSEQKFSSSSSLSSPIFLSSSSHSSHKESAFPITPASAQSPATSSSGQRLSSMHNQSPAAFLCSVLPSQSDYNSQALSTVESNNYSKPMYTKQASTKLTYKTSDREIQGTKEALIQDLERKLRGKDNLLHNGNQRLTYEERMARRLLGPENAASVLVTQNEEHVQNSQQNSENTRLQVPTPQSRSRQSSRGEGKEHGSIQEKFFQPRFVQVPEDKMTVEEGRFCRIDFKVSGLPAPDLVWYLNGRLVHPDDFHKMIVSEKGFYSLIFEVVRGSDAGTYECVASNRAGEASFTVQLDVIAKEHQKAPSFIFKPQSKRVYEGDSARLECQISAIPTPRIYWKRNNEMLQYNTDRISLFYDNPGKICLLIHNVNKKDAGWYTVSAVNEAGVATCHCRLDVATHTYKPMPTPKQLKVRPTFSKYLAFNTKGLDVKPAFSPEGEFERLAAQSGLYESDEL; this comes from the exons ATGAGTGTCAGTAATCTCCCATCCATGTCCTCTGTATACCAACCAAGCATGTTTAACTACGAGCGTCCAAAACATTTTATCCAGTCTCAGAATACGTGTCAAGGGAAACTGCAGCCTCCGGGACCCAAGACATCTGCATTTTCAAGCAGTCAAACCAAACAGTCATCAATTCTAATCCAGCCTCGTAACTCTAGTGAGCAGAAGTTTTCTTCGTCTTCATCGCTGAGCTCCCCAATCTTTCTCTCCTCGTCTTCCCATAGCTCCCATAAGGAGTCTGCATTTCCCATCACACCTGCATCTGCACAGTCTCCTGCTACCTCCTCATCTGGGCAAAGGCTTTCATCCATGCATAACCAGTCCCCTGCAGCATTCCTCTGCTCAGTGTTGCCCTCACAGTCCGATTATAACAGCCAAGCTCTTTCTACTGTGGAATCTAA TAATTACTCAAAGCCAATGTATACCAAACAAGCTAGCACCAAGCTAACATACAAGACATCAGATCGAGAGATACAAGGAACAAAAGAAGCCCTCATTCAAGACTTGGAAAGGAAACTGCGAGGCAAAGACAACCTTCTTCATAACGGCAACCAG CGGCTAACCTATGAAGAGAGAATGGCTCGCAGGCTGCTTGGACCAGAAAATGCTGCTTCTGTGCTTGTAACTCAAAATGAAGAACATGTGCAGAACTCACAG CAGAATTCAGAAAACACAAGACTACAGGTTCCTACGCCACAAAGCag GAGCAGACAATCTTcaagaggagaggggaaggagcatGGCTCAATCCAGGAGAAGTTTTTTCAACCACGTTTTGTCCAAGTGCCTGAAGACAAAATGACTGTTGAAGAGGGACGATTTTGCAGGATTGACTTCAAA GTCAGTGGGCTACCAGCTCCAGATCTGGTATGGTATTTAAATGGAAGGTTGGTCCACCCAGATGACTTTCATAAAATGATAGTGTCTGAAAAGGGCTTTTACTCACTCATTTTTGAAGTGGTCAGAGGCTCTGATGCAGGGACATATGAATGTGTGGCCTCCAATCGTGCTGGAGAAGCCTCCTTTACAGTACAACTGGATGTAATTG CAAAGGAACATCAGAAAGCTCCAAGTTTTATCTTCAAACCACAAAGCAAAAGAGTTTATGAAGGGGATTCAGCCAGACTGGAATGTCAGATTTCTGCCATCCCTACACCACGGATTTACTGGAAAAGAAACAATGAAATGCTACAATATAATACAGACCGAATAAG tttgttctaTGATAATCCTGGAAAGATATGCCTCCTAATCCATAACGTTAATAAGAAAGATGCCGGTTGGTACACAGTATCTGCAGTCAATGAGGCAGGAGTGGCCACATGCCACTGCAGACTGGATGTTGCAA CTCACACATACAAGCCAATGCCAACCCCCAAGCAGTTGAAGGTTCGACCGACTTTTAGCAAATACCTGGCATTCAATACTAAAGGACTGGATGTGAAACCAGCTTTCTCACCAGAAGGAGAGTTTGAACGGCTGGCTGCTCAATCTGGACTGTATGAAAGTGATGAACTTTAA
- the MYOT gene encoding myotilin isoform X3 produces MHNQSPAAFLCSVLPSQSDYNSQALSTVESNNYSKPMYTKQASTKLTYKTSDREIQGTKEALIQDLERKLRGKDNLLHNGNQRLTYEERMARRLLGPENAASVLVTQNEEHVQNSQQQNSENTRLQVPTPQSRSRQSSRGEGKEHGSIQEKFFQPRFVQVPEDKMTVEEGRFCRIDFKVSGLPAPDLVWYLNGRLVHPDDFHKMIVSEKGFYSLIFEVVRGSDAGTYECVASNRAGEASFTVQLDVIAKEHQKAPSFIFKPQSKRVYEGDSARLECQISAIPTPRIYWKRNNEMLQYNTDRISLFYDNPGKICLLIHNVNKKDAGWYTVSAVNEAGVATCHCRLDVATHTYKPMPTPKQLKVRPTFSKYLAFNTKGLDVKPAFSPEGEFERLAAQSGLYESDEL; encoded by the exons ATGCATAACCAGTCCCCTGCAGCATTCCTCTGCTCAGTGTTGCCCTCACAGTCCGATTATAACAGCCAAGCTCTTTCTACTGTGGAATCTAA TAATTACTCAAAGCCAATGTATACCAAACAAGCTAGCACCAAGCTAACATACAAGACATCAGATCGAGAGATACAAGGAACAAAAGAAGCCCTCATTCAAGACTTGGAAAGGAAACTGCGAGGCAAAGACAACCTTCTTCATAACGGCAACCAG CGGCTAACCTATGAAGAGAGAATGGCTCGCAGGCTGCTTGGACCAGAAAATGCTGCTTCTGTGCTTGTAACTCAAAATGAAGAACATGTGCAGAACTCACAG CAGCAGAATTCAGAAAACACAAGACTACAGGTTCCTACGCCACAAAGCag GAGCAGACAATCTTcaagaggagaggggaaggagcatGGCTCAATCCAGGAGAAGTTTTTTCAACCACGTTTTGTCCAAGTGCCTGAAGACAAAATGACTGTTGAAGAGGGACGATTTTGCAGGATTGACTTCAAA GTCAGTGGGCTACCAGCTCCAGATCTGGTATGGTATTTAAATGGAAGGTTGGTCCACCCAGATGACTTTCATAAAATGATAGTGTCTGAAAAGGGCTTTTACTCACTCATTTTTGAAGTGGTCAGAGGCTCTGATGCAGGGACATATGAATGTGTGGCCTCCAATCGTGCTGGAGAAGCCTCCTTTACAGTACAACTGGATGTAATTG CAAAGGAACATCAGAAAGCTCCAAGTTTTATCTTCAAACCACAAAGCAAAAGAGTTTATGAAGGGGATTCAGCCAGACTGGAATGTCAGATTTCTGCCATCCCTACACCACGGATTTACTGGAAAAGAAACAATGAAATGCTACAATATAATACAGACCGAATAAG tttgttctaTGATAATCCTGGAAAGATATGCCTCCTAATCCATAACGTTAATAAGAAAGATGCCGGTTGGTACACAGTATCTGCAGTCAATGAGGCAGGAGTGGCCACATGCCACTGCAGACTGGATGTTGCAA CTCACACATACAAGCCAATGCCAACCCCCAAGCAGTTGAAGGTTCGACCGACTTTTAGCAAATACCTGGCATTCAATACTAAAGGACTGGATGTGAAACCAGCTTTCTCACCAGAAGGAGAGTTTGAACGGCTGGCTGCTCAATCTGGACTGTATGAAAGTGATGAACTTTAA
- the MYOT gene encoding myotilin isoform X4, which translates to MYTKQASTKLTYKTSDREIQGTKEALIQDLERKLRGKDNLLHNGNQRLTYEERMARRLLGPENAASVLVTQNEEHVQNSQQQNSENTRLQVPTPQSRSRQSSRGEGKEHGSIQEKFFQPRFVQVPEDKMTVEEGRFCRIDFKVSGLPAPDLVWYLNGRLVHPDDFHKMIVSEKGFYSLIFEVVRGSDAGTYECVASNRAGEASFTVQLDVIAKEHQKAPSFIFKPQSKRVYEGDSARLECQISAIPTPRIYWKRNNEMLQYNTDRISLFYDNPGKICLLIHNVNKKDAGWYTVSAVNEAGVATCHCRLDVATHTYKPMPTPKQLKVRPTFSKYLAFNTKGLDVKPAFSPEGEFERLAAQSGLYESDEL; encoded by the exons ATGTATACCAAACAAGCTAGCACCAAGCTAACATACAAGACATCAGATCGAGAGATACAAGGAACAAAAGAAGCCCTCATTCAAGACTTGGAAAGGAAACTGCGAGGCAAAGACAACCTTCTTCATAACGGCAACCAG CGGCTAACCTATGAAGAGAGAATGGCTCGCAGGCTGCTTGGACCAGAAAATGCTGCTTCTGTGCTTGTAACTCAAAATGAAGAACATGTGCAGAACTCACAG CAGCAGAATTCAGAAAACACAAGACTACAGGTTCCTACGCCACAAAGCag GAGCAGACAATCTTcaagaggagaggggaaggagcatGGCTCAATCCAGGAGAAGTTTTTTCAACCACGTTTTGTCCAAGTGCCTGAAGACAAAATGACTGTTGAAGAGGGACGATTTTGCAGGATTGACTTCAAA GTCAGTGGGCTACCAGCTCCAGATCTGGTATGGTATTTAAATGGAAGGTTGGTCCACCCAGATGACTTTCATAAAATGATAGTGTCTGAAAAGGGCTTTTACTCACTCATTTTTGAAGTGGTCAGAGGCTCTGATGCAGGGACATATGAATGTGTGGCCTCCAATCGTGCTGGAGAAGCCTCCTTTACAGTACAACTGGATGTAATTG CAAAGGAACATCAGAAAGCTCCAAGTTTTATCTTCAAACCACAAAGCAAAAGAGTTTATGAAGGGGATTCAGCCAGACTGGAATGTCAGATTTCTGCCATCCCTACACCACGGATTTACTGGAAAAGAAACAATGAAATGCTACAATATAATACAGACCGAATAAG tttgttctaTGATAATCCTGGAAAGATATGCCTCCTAATCCATAACGTTAATAAGAAAGATGCCGGTTGGTACACAGTATCTGCAGTCAATGAGGCAGGAGTGGCCACATGCCACTGCAGACTGGATGTTGCAA CTCACACATACAAGCCAATGCCAACCCCCAAGCAGTTGAAGGTTCGACCGACTTTTAGCAAATACCTGGCATTCAATACTAAAGGACTGGATGTGAAACCAGCTTTCTCACCAGAAGGAGAGTTTGAACGGCTGGCTGCTCAATCTGGACTGTATGAAAGTGATGAACTTTAA